One Zonotrichia albicollis isolate bZonAlb1 chromosome 25, bZonAlb1.hap1, whole genome shotgun sequence genomic window carries:
- the TTC34 gene encoding tetratricopeptide repeat protein 34 translates to MSPEELAALLCGEGDERLSLQEFPAATAFYLAAFSCCAPTAVQRVNSMAHALWERVVATLEAWCQGKAQIPKIQSRNLAVVSLSVGIAAIFLSTLIPNNVVASVYELEALLGRGCSEEVVRKCNLLLEGNPRGSMELLLLRALARVLSGTQVGKGIVDYIQAFVLHQAEAAAYVCSRQREHLPQVVQAFSDHLSTCHEESPSCSSSEQWLGECYRFLAAVAPGHAWVCRARAAHLRKKGEFQECVAVCTKALEGFSAENLRGEDVLALLLERAAGYFFLGECTQEMMQDLAAAFAADPAQAMKGFEELFSACDAEKVEEQARAALEGRFAAYREAVRARAELRGTCGTELLPPVIQTIQLLLHICPASSRELRVRLADCHLLQGHPRAALDMCEQLLAAEQSTYHNTLLALRGFCSLHAQDHHGALQDFQRVIEHESPHPSSCIKALCGRGLIRISGGSNYLTALDYITACQLKLDETIFTIKSYVPWNQRGLLLKVLQEEGQMMLQKKRDAPGVFQLASLLVELDSSDEASRILCADALYQMGRGEEAHEMLSLALSRNPQRAPVLARLALLQLKRGSVYDGNQLLRRLIRIGDSSCLLPVLDIFQDEDRKLLQSHCRWRALAILKGKQEAAAIREAIAHLSFAILAAGGYAEDCLLTRAQCYGRLGQMKTAIFDFNAVLKEDPSNVQALSGRGFVHLALKQQKEAVQDLISALKVEAGAVIPAILSLKPEAQGLVTGWLLQHGRATLSELMATKDVPGETLRDLLTMAKALTEVCRAAQHHIFYTDVLMANGRHQEALKHLQEAFGHCPAEDTARARLAVLQLQGRNVAGAAAPLSALARRDEKDLAFLLNFVDTKKQQHLAQAAAQEGKVLMRGHNHQQALGYHSLAVLASRANPRYLRHRAACLMHLKKYEKALKDMEKVIQGHGSNSPKTQAGDHCCQGFLLLALAQEEAAVQHYMQALQLDEPLALGTITECPGRESLTQTFHKIAQYNFEKQRYEEAWKITDYGLKIDKSSELQKLKARLKREASSCSIH, encoded by the exons ATGTCCCCTGAGGAGCTCGCCGCCCTGCTCTGTGGGGAAGGGGACGaacgcctctccctgcaggaatttccagcagccacagctttttaCCTGGCTGCCTTCAGCTGCTGCGCCCCCACAGCAGTGCAGAGAGTGAACTCCATGGCCCACGCGCTCTGGGAGAGAGTGGTGGCCACCTTGGAGGCCTGGTGCCAAGGCAAGGCTCagatccccaaaatccagagCAGGAACTTGGCCGTGGTGTCCCTCAGCGTGGGAATAGCTGCGATTTTCCTCTCCACCCTCATCCCAAACAACGTGGTGGCCTCAGTGTACGAGCTGGAGGCCTTGCTGGGCCGAGGGTGCTCGGAGGAGGTGGTGAGGAAATGCAATCTCCTGCTGGAGGGTAACCCAaggggctccatggagctgctgctgctgagggcgCTGGCACGGGTGCTCTCAGGGACACAGGTTGGGAAAGGAATTGTGGATTATATCCAAGCTTTTGTGCTTCACCAAGCTGAGGCAGCAGCCTACGTGTGCAGCAGGCAAAGGGAGCACCTGCCCCAGGTTGTCCAGGCTTTTTCTGATCATCTCTCCACATGCCATGAGGAAAGCccaagctgcagctcctcagagcaatGGCTGGGTGAGTGCTACAGATTCCTGGCTGCGGTGGCACCAGGGCACgcctgggtgtgcagggcacgGGCAGCCCACCTGCGAAAAAAAGGAGAGTTTCAGGAGTGTGTGGCTGTTTGCACCAAGGCCCTTGAGGGATTCTCAGCTGAGAATCTCAGAGGTGAGGACGttctggctctgctcctggaACGAGCTGCTGGGTATTTCTTCCTGGGAGAATGCACGCAGGAAATGATGCAGGATTTAGCAGCAGCCTTTGCAGCAGACCCTGCCCAGGCAATGAAAGGCTTTGAAGAGCTTTTCTCAGCCTGTGATGCTGAGAAGGTCGaggagcaggccagagctgccctggagggGAGGTTTGCAGCCTACAGGGAGGCGGTGCGTGCTCGGGCTGAGCTCAGGGGCACCTGTGGCACggagctgctccctcctgtcatccagacaatccagctgctcctgcacatcTGCCCAGCGTCCAGCCGGGAGCTCAGGGTCCGGCTGGCAGACTGTCAcctcctgcagggacaccccagggctgccctggacatgtgtgagcagctgctggcagcagagcagagcacttACCACAACACCCTGCTGGCACTGCGAGGCTTCTGCTCCCTCCACGCCCAGGACCACCACGGAGCCCTGCAGGACTTCCAGAGGGTCATCGAGCACGAGTCCCcacaccccagcagctgcaTCAAAGCCCTGTGTGGGCGTGGGCTGATCCGTATTTCTGGTGGCAGCAATTACTTGACAGCTCTGGATTATATCACAGCTTGCCAGCTAAAGCTGGATGAAACCATCTTCACCATCAAATCCTACGTGCCATGGAACCAGAGGGGATTGCTGCTGAAGGTCCTCCAGGAGGAAGGACAGATGATGCTCCAGAAGAAGAG AGATGCCCCTGGGGTTTTCCAGCTGGCTTCTCTCTTGGTGGAGCTGGACAGCTCTGACGAGGCATCCCGGATCCTGTGTGCTGATGCCCTGTACCAGATGGGCCGTGGGGAGGAAGCCCATGAGATGCTGTCCCTGGCCCTCTCCAGAAACCCACAGAGAGCTcctgtgctggccaggctggccctgctgcagctcaaaAGGGGCTCTGTGTATGATGGCAACCAG CTGCTGAGGAGGCTGATCAGAATTGGAGActcctcctgcctcctgccagTGCTGGACATTTTCCAGGACGAGGACagaaagctgctgcagagccactgcCGCTGGCGAGCCCTGGCCATCCTGAAGGGCAAACAGGAGGCTGCTGCCATCAGAGAGGCCATTGCCCACCTGTCCTTTGCCATCCTTGCTGCAG GTGGTTATGCTGAGGATTGCCTCCTCACCAGGGCTCAATGCTACGGGCGCCTTGGGCAGATGAAAACTGCAATTTTTGATTTTAATGCTGTCCTGAAGGAGGATCCCAGCAATGTGCAAGCTCTGAGCGGCCGAGGGTTTGTTCACCTGGCTCTGAAGCAGCAGAAG GAGGCAGTGCAAGACCTGATCTCAGCACTGAAGGTGGAGGCAGGAGCAGTGATCCCAGCAATCCTCTCCTTGAAGCCTGAAGCCCAAGGCTTGGTCACTGGGTGGCTCCTCCAGCATGGCAGGGCCACTCTCAGCGAGCTCATGGCCACCAAAGATGTCCCAGGAGAAACCCTCAGGGACCTTCTCACGATGGCAAAAGCACTGACCGAAgtctgcagggctgcacaaCATCACATCTTCTACACTGATGTTCTGATGGCAAATG GAAGGCACCAGGAGGCCCTCAAGCACCTGCAGGAAGCCTTTGGCCACTGTCCTGCTgaggacacagccagggctcgcctggctgtgctgcagctgcagggcaggaacgtggcaggagcagctgccccgCTCAGTGCCCTGGCCAGGAGAGATGAGAAGGACTTGGCCTTTCTCCTGAACTTTGTAGACACCAAGAAACAGCAGCATCTCGCTCAG gcagcagcccaggaagGGAAGGTGCTGATGAGAGGCCACAACCACCAGCAGGCTCTGGGCTaccacagcctggctgtgctggccagCAGGGCCAACCCCAGGTACCTgaggcacagagctgcctgccTGATGCACCTGAAAAAATACGAAAAAGCTCTGAAAGACATGGAGAAAGTGATCCAAGGGCATGGCTCTAACAGCCCAAAAACCCAGGCTGGGGATCACTGCTGCCAGGgcttcctgctgctggccctggctcaggaggaggcagcagtgcagcactACATgcaagccctgcagctggacgagcccctggccctgggcaccATCACTgagtgccctggcagggaatcTTTAACCCAAACTTTTCACAAAATTGCACAATATAACTTTGAGAAGCAGCGTTATGAAGAGGCCTGGAAAATCACGGACTATGGGCTTAAAATTGATAAGAGTTCTGAGCTCCAGAAGCTGAAAGCGAGACTGAAAAGGGAGGCATCGAGCTGCAGCATACATTGA